A region from the Bactrocera dorsalis isolate Fly_Bdor chromosome 1, ASM2337382v1, whole genome shotgun sequence genome encodes:
- the LOC105222375 gene encoding protein peste isoform X1 — protein MCCKVIVSAKFAIAMMPSKNRRFIFNIVGLCLVILGIGNVLFGENMLNKFLEKEMILRPGSKMFELWKKPPMKLTLDFYLFNWTNPQDFQNRDIKPKFEELGPYRFTEVPHKVDIKWHTQNASLTYKKQSKYYFDAANSKGQLDDNIVTLNSLAVSLAAKAKRWSPLRRRVIDIALNVYNGDISITKSVNELLFEGFDDVLLNMANYLPTSLIDVKVPFDKFGYCYPRNYSADVTGIYNIHTGADDMRKFGQLHTWNYRDTTRAYAPECAKVYGSPGEFQTLYLQPHKPVNFFLSDVCRTVAMDYVQTTEVEGVKGFRYEGGKRMVDNGTLYPENVCHCNGECVPSGLMNITSCWFGSPIFLSYPHFHDADPYYLSEVDGLKPDKQKHELYLVLEPRSGLMLEMSARLQSNILVEPVSDFRLFRDKRRIFFPLFWFEARTRISPQLSEEFKLLPRVLLGLQVFGVISIVIGVIMLVWYPIKLHLQNRLIQQIKINNLDTQTHHIVGKAISMQPENAPLLVTSVQANEKILERADTQLSEFSIEASTSSTDRSSMQSTTSST, from the exons ATGTGTTGCAAAGTTATTG tTTCGGCGAAGTTCGCCATAGCAATGATGCCGAGCAAAAACCGACGCTTCATATTCAACATAGTTGGATTATGTCTAGTCATACTGGGAATAGGAAATGTGTTATTTGGTGAAAATATGTTGAACAAATTCTTAGAAAAG gaaATGATTCTACGACCCGGTTCAAAAATGTTCGAATTATGGAAAAAACCACCTATGAAACTGACTTtagatttttacctatttaatTGGACAAATCCACAAGATTTTCAAAATCGTGATATAAAACCAAAGTTCGAAGAACTGGGACCATATCGCTTCACCGAGGTGCCACACAAAGTCGATATCAAATGGCACACACAAAATGCATCACTGActtataaaaaacaaagcaaatattattttgatgCCGCGAACAGCAAGGGGCAACTGGATGACAATATAGTGACACTCAACTCGTTGGCGGTG TCACTTGCAGCTAAAGCGAAACGCTGGAGTCCGTTACGTCGTCGCGTGATCGATATTGCTTTAAATGTCTATAACGGTGATATTTCGATAACGAAATCAGTGAATGAGTTACTATTTGAGGGTTTTGATGATGTGCTTTTGAATATGGCCAACTATTTGCCGACTTCACTCATAGACGTGAAAGTGCCGTTCGACAAATTCGGTTATTGTTATCCG CGTAATTACAGCGCTGACGTTACAGgcatatacaatatacacaCCGGCGCTGATGATATGCGAAAATTCGGACAATTACACACCTGGAACTATCGAGACACGACACGTGCATACGCACCCGAATGTGCTAAAGTCTACGGCTCGCCAGGCGAATTCCAAACATTATATCTACAGCCACACAAGCCGGTGAATTTCTTTTTATCGGATGTCTGTCGTACAGTTGCAATGGATTATGTGCAAACTACGGAAGTTGAGGGTGTTAAAGGTTTCCGATATGAGGGTGGCAAACGCATGGTCGATAATG GCACATTATATCCCGAAAATGTGTGCCATTGTAATGGTGAGTGCGTGCCATCCGGTCTAATGAACATAACATCATGTTGGTTTGGGTCACCTATTTTTCTATCCTACCCACACTTTCACGATGCCGATCCATATTATCTCAGCGAAGTCGATGGCTTAAAGCCCGACAAGCAAAAACACGAGCTGTACTTGGTGTTAGAGCCGAGATCAGGGTTGATGTTGGAGATGTCGGCACGCTTACAATCTAATATACTGGTTGAACCGGTTTCCGATTTTAG ATTGTTCCGTGATAAGCGACGCATCTTCTTCCCGCTTTTTTGGTTCGAAGCTCGTACGCGCATCTCACCACAGCTGTCGGAAGAGTTCAAATTATTACCGCGTGTGTTACTAGGTCTACAAGTATTTGGCGTTATCAGCATAGTAATTGGCGTGATAATGCTGGTTTGGTATCCGATTAAGTTGCACTTACAGAATCGTCttatacaacaaataaaaatcaacaatttAGACACACAAACCCATCACATTGTGGGCAAAGCCATATCAATGCAACCGGAGAATGCGCCACTGTTGGTGACATCGGTGCAGgcgaatgaaaaaatattagaaagagCCGATACACAGCTGTCGGAATTCAGTATAGAAGCGAGCACGAGCTCAACAGATCGCAGTTCAATGCAATCGACAACGAGCTCAACATGA
- the LOC105222375 gene encoding protein peste isoform X2 produces the protein MMPSKNRRFIFNIVGLCLVILGIGNVLFGENMLNKFLEKEMILRPGSKMFELWKKPPMKLTLDFYLFNWTNPQDFQNRDIKPKFEELGPYRFTEVPHKVDIKWHTQNASLTYKKQSKYYFDAANSKGQLDDNIVTLNSLAVSLAAKAKRWSPLRRRVIDIALNVYNGDISITKSVNELLFEGFDDVLLNMANYLPTSLIDVKVPFDKFGYCYPRNYSADVTGIYNIHTGADDMRKFGQLHTWNYRDTTRAYAPECAKVYGSPGEFQTLYLQPHKPVNFFLSDVCRTVAMDYVQTTEVEGVKGFRYEGGKRMVDNGTLYPENVCHCNGECVPSGLMNITSCWFGSPIFLSYPHFHDADPYYLSEVDGLKPDKQKHELYLVLEPRSGLMLEMSARLQSNILVEPVSDFRLFRDKRRIFFPLFWFEARTRISPQLSEEFKLLPRVLLGLQVFGVISIVIGVIMLVWYPIKLHLQNRLIQQIKINNLDTQTHHIVGKAISMQPENAPLLVTSVQANEKILERADTQLSEFSIEASTSSTDRSSMQSTTSST, from the exons ATGATGCCGAGCAAAAACCGACGCTTCATATTCAACATAGTTGGATTATGTCTAGTCATACTGGGAATAGGAAATGTGTTATTTGGTGAAAATATGTTGAACAAATTCTTAGAAAAG gaaATGATTCTACGACCCGGTTCAAAAATGTTCGAATTATGGAAAAAACCACCTATGAAACTGACTTtagatttttacctatttaatTGGACAAATCCACAAGATTTTCAAAATCGTGATATAAAACCAAAGTTCGAAGAACTGGGACCATATCGCTTCACCGAGGTGCCACACAAAGTCGATATCAAATGGCACACACAAAATGCATCACTGActtataaaaaacaaagcaaatattattttgatgCCGCGAACAGCAAGGGGCAACTGGATGACAATATAGTGACACTCAACTCGTTGGCGGTG TCACTTGCAGCTAAAGCGAAACGCTGGAGTCCGTTACGTCGTCGCGTGATCGATATTGCTTTAAATGTCTATAACGGTGATATTTCGATAACGAAATCAGTGAATGAGTTACTATTTGAGGGTTTTGATGATGTGCTTTTGAATATGGCCAACTATTTGCCGACTTCACTCATAGACGTGAAAGTGCCGTTCGACAAATTCGGTTATTGTTATCCG CGTAATTACAGCGCTGACGTTACAGgcatatacaatatacacaCCGGCGCTGATGATATGCGAAAATTCGGACAATTACACACCTGGAACTATCGAGACACGACACGTGCATACGCACCCGAATGTGCTAAAGTCTACGGCTCGCCAGGCGAATTCCAAACATTATATCTACAGCCACACAAGCCGGTGAATTTCTTTTTATCGGATGTCTGTCGTACAGTTGCAATGGATTATGTGCAAACTACGGAAGTTGAGGGTGTTAAAGGTTTCCGATATGAGGGTGGCAAACGCATGGTCGATAATG GCACATTATATCCCGAAAATGTGTGCCATTGTAATGGTGAGTGCGTGCCATCCGGTCTAATGAACATAACATCATGTTGGTTTGGGTCACCTATTTTTCTATCCTACCCACACTTTCACGATGCCGATCCATATTATCTCAGCGAAGTCGATGGCTTAAAGCCCGACAAGCAAAAACACGAGCTGTACTTGGTGTTAGAGCCGAGATCAGGGTTGATGTTGGAGATGTCGGCACGCTTACAATCTAATATACTGGTTGAACCGGTTTCCGATTTTAG ATTGTTCCGTGATAAGCGACGCATCTTCTTCCCGCTTTTTTGGTTCGAAGCTCGTACGCGCATCTCACCACAGCTGTCGGAAGAGTTCAAATTATTACCGCGTGTGTTACTAGGTCTACAAGTATTTGGCGTTATCAGCATAGTAATTGGCGTGATAATGCTGGTTTGGTATCCGATTAAGTTGCACTTACAGAATCGTCttatacaacaaataaaaatcaacaatttAGACACACAAACCCATCACATTGTGGGCAAAGCCATATCAATGCAACCGGAGAATGCGCCACTGTTGGTGACATCGGTGCAGgcgaatgaaaaaatattagaaagagCCGATACACAGCTGTCGGAATTCAGTATAGAAGCGAGCACGAGCTCAACAGATCGCAGTTCAATGCAATCGACAACGAGCTCAACATGA